A window from Bufo bufo chromosome 1, aBufBuf1.1, whole genome shotgun sequence encodes these proteins:
- the MRPS33 gene encoding 28S ribosomal protein S33, mitochondrial isoform X2, whose product MSSLSSYAIRMSRLSARIFGEVVRPTNTHSMKVVKLFSEQPLAKRKEVYDWYPAHDVYAPLMRNLRFLGLYRDEHEDFKEEMKRLRRLRGKGTPKKGEGKRAKKK is encoded by the exons ATGTCTTCCCTGTCAAGTTACGCCATCCGAATGTCTCGTCTTAGCGCCAGGATCTTCGGAGAAGTAGTCAGGCCTACAAATACTCACTCAATGAAGGTAGTGAAACTCTTCAGTGAACAACCCCTGGCAAAAAGGAAGGAGGTCTACGACTGGTACCCTGCGCACGATGTCTACGCGCCACTCATGCGCAATCTGAGATTTCTTGGGCTTTACAG GGATGAACACGAGGACTTTAAAGAAGAAATGAAGCGCTTGAGGCGACTGCGTGGTAAAGGAACGCCCAAGAAGGGTGAAGGCAAGAGGGCAAAGAAGAAATAG